Proteins encoded within one genomic window of Gloeobacter kilaueensis JS1:
- a CDS encoding tetratricopeptide repeat protein: MASKNRKFLLFGIAFFGAVGFVGPLLFTLFSIFTGVEKAPAPRTPTAENQADPARTRQEIAGYEKILQREPNNVTALSSLATLYLQQFQFDRAIPLVARLADQQPDNPRIRLQLAELYQVSGKPAQAQAQYLKAIPVYEKLASQQPDNLSERLQLAQIYQLAGQPDKAEKAYDQVLAKDKKRFEALIGKGDLRLKAGNKTAAQALYSQAEQAAPAEEKPRVQEYVKSRLNPPKPPVAPKPQPK, translated from the coding sequence ATGGCAAGCAAAAATCGCAAATTTCTTTTATTTGGTATAGCCTTCTTTGGCGCGGTCGGCTTTGTCGGCCCTCTGCTCTTTACCCTGTTCTCGATCTTTACGGGTGTGGAGAAGGCACCGGCACCGCGCACCCCGACCGCCGAGAACCAGGCGGACCCGGCCCGCACCCGCCAGGAAATCGCAGGCTACGAAAAAATTCTGCAGCGCGAACCCAATAACGTGACCGCCCTCAGCAGCCTCGCCACACTCTACCTGCAGCAATTTCAATTTGACAGGGCGATCCCCCTCGTCGCACGGCTGGCGGACCAGCAGCCGGACAATCCGCGCATCCGCCTGCAACTGGCTGAACTGTATCAAGTAAGCGGCAAACCCGCCCAGGCCCAGGCCCAGTACCTCAAGGCGATCCCGGTCTACGAAAAACTCGCCTCCCAGCAGCCGGACAACCTCTCCGAGCGGCTGCAGCTGGCCCAGATCTACCAACTGGCGGGGCAACCCGACAAAGCCGAAAAAGCTTACGACCAGGTGCTCGCCAAAGACAAAAAGCGCTTCGAGGCGCTGATCGGCAAGGGTGATCTGCGCCTCAAGGCCGGCAACAAGACCGCTGCCCAGGCACTTTACAGTCAGGCCGAACAGGCAGCCCCCGCCGAAGAAAAGCCCCGCGTCCAGGAATACGTCAAAAGTCGGCTCAACCCGCCCAAACCGCCGGTTGCGCCAAAACCGCAGCCAAAATAA
- the aqpZ gene encoding aquaporin Z produces the protein MSLVKRSVAEFVGTFWLVLGGCGAAVLAAAFPNLGIGFVGVALAFGLTLLTMAFAIGHISGCHINPAVSIGLWAARRFPANELLPYIAAQVAGGIAGASVLYLIASGKPGFSLSGGFASNGYGVHSPGGYSLLACLVCEVVMTFMFLLIILGSTDRRAPKGFAPIAIGLSLTLIHLISIPVTNTSVNPARSTGPALFVGGWALAELWLFWLAPIVGAALAGFFHHAFFVEPDLETEGTPASAQLRTEP, from the coding sequence ATGTCGCTTGTAAAACGTTCTGTAGCTGAGTTTGTCGGCACTTTCTGGTTGGTCCTTGGAGGTTGTGGTGCTGCCGTTCTGGCTGCTGCCTTTCCAAATCTGGGGATAGGCTTTGTCGGGGTGGCGCTGGCCTTTGGCCTGACGCTTTTGACGATGGCTTTTGCGATTGGCCACATCTCCGGCTGTCATATCAATCCAGCGGTTTCGATCGGTCTTTGGGCGGCCAGGCGCTTTCCAGCCAACGAATTGCTGCCATACATCGCTGCCCAGGTAGCAGGTGGGATTGCCGGAGCCAGTGTCCTCTACTTGATCGCGAGCGGCAAGCCCGGTTTCAGCCTGAGTGGTGGTTTCGCCTCCAACGGCTACGGCGTCCATTCGCCGGGCGGTTATTCGCTGCTCGCCTGCCTTGTCTGTGAAGTGGTGATGACCTTCATGTTTTTGCTGATCATCCTGGGTTCGACTGACCGTCGTGCGCCCAAGGGATTTGCTCCGATCGCCATCGGTTTGAGCCTGACGTTGATTCACCTGATCAGCATTCCTGTCACCAACACTTCGGTCAATCCGGCCCGCAGTACTGGCCCGGCTCTGTTTGTAGGCGGTTGGGCGCTGGCTGAATTGTGGCTGTTCTGGCTTGCTCCGATCGTTGGAGCGGCCCTGGCAGGATTTTTCCACCACGCCTTTTTTGTTGAGCCTGATTTAGAAACGGAGGGCACGCCTGCTTCCGCCCAGCTCCGCACCGAACCTTGA
- a CDS encoding glucose-1-phosphate adenylyltransferase codes for MNQVIAVILGGGRGTRLYPLTKRRAKPAVPIGGKYRLIDIPVSNCINSNIQKIYILTQFNSASLNRHIARTYQFSSFSDGFCEILAAQQTDESPDWFQGTADAVRQYLWLLESSRASEYLILSGDHLYRMDYSLFVQRHRETSADVTIAVLPCDHERASDFGLVKIDPAGRVIQFTEKPKGAELERMRVDTTALGLSEVEARRRPYIASMGIYVFRHDVMLKLLREAPHHTDFGKEILPAALQDYNVQAYLFDDYWEDIGTIGAFYDANLALTSDAPSFDFYSPTAPVYTRPRYLPPSHLTDCEVAQSIIAEGCIIRQARIFHSVLGLRSYIDAGVRIEDSLVMGADYYESDAQRSEALTRGLPPVGIGERSVIQKAIIDKNARIGTDVQILNKERPQEADYPERGYYIRNGIVIVPKDSQIPDGAVI; via the coding sequence ATGAATCAGGTGATCGCGGTGATCTTGGGAGGGGGCCGGGGCACACGGCTCTATCCACTCACCAAAAGACGGGCCAAACCGGCGGTGCCCATCGGCGGCAAGTACCGACTCATCGATATTCCAGTCAGCAACTGCATCAACTCGAATATCCAGAAGATCTATATTCTTACCCAGTTCAACTCCGCCTCCCTCAACCGCCATATCGCCCGTACCTACCAGTTTTCGAGTTTCAGCGACGGTTTTTGTGAGATCCTGGCGGCCCAGCAGACCGACGAGAGTCCCGACTGGTTTCAGGGCACCGCCGACGCGGTGCGCCAGTACCTCTGGTTGCTGGAGTCTTCCAGAGCCAGCGAGTATCTGATTCTTTCAGGCGATCACCTCTACCGGATGGATTACAGCCTGTTCGTCCAGCGCCACCGCGAGACCAGCGCCGACGTCACCATCGCCGTGTTGCCCTGCGATCACGAGCGCGCCAGCGACTTTGGCCTGGTCAAGATCGACCCGGCAGGCCGGGTGATTCAATTTACCGAAAAACCAAAGGGCGCAGAACTGGAGCGGATGCGCGTCGATACGACGGCCCTCGGCCTGTCTGAGGTCGAGGCGCGGCGTCGCCCCTACATCGCCTCGATGGGCATCTACGTCTTCCGCCACGATGTCATGCTCAAATTGCTGCGCGAAGCGCCCCACCACACCGATTTCGGCAAAGAAATTCTGCCCGCTGCCCTGCAGGATTACAACGTTCAGGCGTACCTGTTCGACGACTACTGGGAGGACATCGGAACGATCGGAGCCTTCTACGACGCCAATCTCGCTCTTACCTCCGACGCTCCTTCCTTTGATTTTTATTCGCCCACCGCCCCGGTCTACACCCGACCGCGCTATCTGCCCCCCAGCCACCTCACCGACTGCGAGGTGGCCCAGTCGATCATCGCCGAGGGCTGCATTATCCGGCAGGCGCGGATCTTTCATTCTGTTCTTGGCCTGCGCTCCTACATCGACGCGGGCGTGCGCATCGAAGATTCGCTGGTGATGGGGGCCGACTATTACGAATCGGATGCTCAGCGCTCCGAAGCCCTCACCCGTGGTCTGCCGCCGGTGGGCATCGGCGAGCGCAGCGTCATTCAAAAGGCGATCATCGACAAGAACGCCCGCATCGGCACCGATGTGCAGATCCTCAACAAGGAGCGGCCCCAGGAAGCGGACTACCCCGAGCGCGGCTATTACATCCGCAACGGCATCGTGATCGTGCCCAAGGACTCGCAGATTCCAGACGGCGCTGTGATCTAG